One Cytophagia bacterium CHB2 genomic region harbors:
- a CDS encoding response regulator transcription factor has product MKKILIVEDDDAILYGLENILRDEGYDIRSVKSGQEGYRLVKEFDPDLMILDLMLPGMSGLEICKRIRDEGMKTTVLMVTAKAEENDKVFGLELGADDYITKPFSVRELLARIKAHLRRGEFAGGANTEMLPDEITFGEVVVNVKRHEVVKAGERQDLTNREFLLLEYFLRHQGELLTRQRLLDDIWGYEVYPTTRTVDTHVRRLRKHIEPNPDQPRYIKTVHGAGYLFELEEKQVTNKHI; this is encoded by the coding sequence ATGAAAAAAATACTTATTGTGGAAGATGACGACGCCATTCTGTACGGCCTTGAAAACATCTTGCGCGACGAAGGCTATGATATCCGGTCTGTCAAATCCGGCCAAGAAGGCTATCGCCTGGTTAAAGAGTTTGATCCGGATTTGATGATTTTGGATCTGATGCTGCCCGGCATGAGCGGCCTTGAGATTTGCAAACGGATTCGTGATGAAGGCATGAAAACGACGGTTCTGATGGTGACCGCCAAGGCCGAGGAGAATGATAAAGTTTTCGGTTTGGAGCTGGGGGCAGATGATTATATCACGAAGCCTTTCAGTGTGCGCGAATTGCTGGCGCGCATCAAAGCGCATCTCCGGCGCGGCGAATTTGCCGGGGGCGCCAACACCGAAATGCTGCCGGATGAGATCACGTTTGGCGAAGTGGTGGTAAATGTGAAGCGCCACGAAGTGGTCAAGGCGGGCGAACGGCAAGATTTGACCAATCGTGAATTTCTCTTGCTGGAATACTTCCTGCGTCATCAGGGAGAGCTGCTAACGCGGCAGCGTTTGCTCGACGATATTTGGGGCTATGAAGTCTATCCGACCACGCGAACCGTGGATACCCATGTGCGCCGCCTGCGCAAACACATCGAGCCCAACCCGGATCAACCGCGCTACATCAAAACCGTGCACGGCGCAGGCTATCTTTTCGAGCTTGAGGAAAAACAGGTCACCAACAAGCACATTTGA
- a CDS encoding tetratricopeptide repeat protein encodes MRLLQALTSRKAVSVNGPRPLRQFMLDQKRELRLAAIFVLLIFLPSGLLGYLSWRAFENQQLLAKQKVVESYRQFVRLAAREIDGELENVQTRLQNSIEHALERLGTPLSTGQLDSLIVTEPLISSCALFVGPGQVVYPPEPTLKRASASVHAAQGETIVRDYERYNELSTRGEELEYQSHDLDEAIATYEQILVETASPQLHAMAHSLLGRAQTKKADWQAALRTYEELLQEYPEIRDLNKTYLRFLAQYQIAVCLDNLGRELEAIATLLRMSKDLWERSDTINRQQYSNFANWIKVLSARILSSPRLSNVESYREQFQALARQQKKRISDKYFVQVFDEELHELVIKRKNYRPIIRYFSGQADDEPFLLGYHPLPDQSGSSISGLLGFRVNLTRLRERIFPVILSHLETSESVIPAILDNDGAYVIGTAEPKAAPVATQSLDSPFRFWQVGVFLNEEPSPPAGDFGRLLWLWLIALLLLSIFFGAYFFIRFAREQAHLSELKSTFVSRVSHELRTPLTSIKMLAEHLDIQFRQPSAASNQELRMRTGQYLGVIRRESDRLGRLIENILDFSRIERGVKQYNFEYELPAVVLRKAIDSFRPHAEAQGFTIQSEIDDLLPALFWDADAIVQALLNLLSNAVKYSEKEKSITVRAFRDQAHVHIEVEDRGIGIAPAQLPRVFDEFYRVDQKLNSKRQGGVGLGLTLVQHIVEAHQGAIRVRSVEGKGSTFSLTLPIPPDDDTPGEESAEQSNQEHHQTVEHSA; translated from the coding sequence ATGCGTTTGCTGCAAGCTCTCACCTCAAGGAAAGCAGTTTCGGTGAATGGCCCTCGGCCGTTGCGCCAATTCATGCTCGATCAAAAGCGCGAACTGCGCCTGGCGGCTATATTCGTGTTGCTGATTTTTTTGCCCAGCGGCTTGTTGGGTTATTTGAGCTGGCGCGCGTTCGAGAATCAACAACTGCTGGCTAAGCAGAAAGTTGTTGAAAGCTATCGCCAGTTTGTTCGTCTCGCGGCTCGCGAAATAGACGGCGAGCTTGAAAATGTGCAAACGCGACTGCAAAACTCGATCGAGCATGCTCTGGAACGTCTCGGCACGCCGCTGTCCACCGGGCAACTGGACAGCTTGATCGTCACCGAACCTCTGATTTCTTCCTGCGCGCTGTTCGTTGGCCCCGGCCAGGTCGTCTATCCTCCCGAACCCACATTGAAAAGGGCAAGCGCATCCGTCCACGCAGCACAAGGCGAGACGATTGTGCGTGATTACGAGCGGTACAACGAACTGTCAACTCGCGGCGAGGAGCTGGAATACCAGTCTCATGATCTTGACGAGGCCATTGCCACCTATGAACAAATACTAGTGGAAACAGCTTCACCGCAGTTGCACGCCATGGCGCACAGCCTGCTCGGGCGTGCTCAAACAAAGAAAGCCGATTGGCAGGCCGCACTGCGCACTTATGAAGAACTGTTGCAGGAATATCCGGAAATAAGGGATCTCAACAAAACGTATTTGCGTTTCCTGGCGCAATATCAGATTGCCGTTTGTCTCGACAATCTCGGCCGTGAACTGGAGGCGATCGCGACGCTTTTGCGCATGAGCAAGGATCTGTGGGAACGAAGCGACACGATCAATCGACAACAATATTCGAATTTTGCCAATTGGATCAAGGTTTTGTCAGCAAGGATTCTTTCCTCGCCGCGACTGTCCAATGTGGAATCTTATCGGGAGCAATTCCAGGCACTCGCGAGGCAGCAAAAGAAGCGCATTAGCGACAAATACTTTGTACAGGTGTTCGATGAAGAACTGCACGAACTCGTGATCAAACGAAAAAACTACCGGCCGATTATTCGCTATTTCTCCGGCCAGGCTGACGACGAACCGTTTCTGCTTGGTTACCATCCGCTGCCGGATCAATCCGGTTCTTCCATTTCCGGATTATTGGGATTTCGGGTGAATTTAACACGCTTGCGCGAACGGATTTTTCCGGTCATTTTGAGCCATTTGGAAACTAGTGAGAGCGTTATTCCGGCGATCCTGGACAACGATGGTGCATATGTCATTGGAACGGCGGAACCGAAAGCGGCGCCGGTTGCCACGCAATCTTTGGATTCCCCCTTCAGGTTTTGGCAGGTGGGTGTATTCCTCAACGAAGAGCCCTCGCCGCCCGCAGGCGATTTTGGCCGCCTGTTGTGGCTTTGGCTGATTGCACTCCTGTTGTTGAGCATTTTCTTCGGCGCCTATTTTTTTATCAGGTTTGCGCGGGAGCAAGCGCATCTGTCTGAGTTGAAATCGACCTTTGTCTCGCGCGTCTCACACGAGTTACGCACGCCCTTAACTTCGATCAAGATGCTGGCAGAGCATCTGGACATACAATTTCGCCAGCCGTCCGCCGCCTCAAATCAGGAGTTGCGCATGCGCACCGGTCAATACCTGGGCGTGATCCGCCGTGAAAGCGATCGCCTGGGAAGGCTCATTGAAAACATTTTGGATTTTTCCAGGATCGAACGGGGCGTGAAACAGTATAATTTTGAATATGAATTGCCAGCGGTTGTTCTGCGCAAAGCGATCGACTCTTTCCGCCCACATGCCGAAGCGCAAGGATTCACCATCCAGTCTGAGATCGATGACTTGTTGCCCGCGCTGTTTTGGGACGCCGATGCCATAGTGCAGGCGCTGCTCAATCTGTTGAGCAACGCCGTAAAGTACAGTGAAAAGGAAAAGAGCATCACCGTGCGCGCTTTTCGCGATCAGGCGCACGTTCACATTGAAGTCGAAGATCGTGGGATTGGCATTGCGCCAGCCCAGCTTCCCAGGGTCTTCGATGAGTTTTATCGTGTCGATCAGAAGCTCAACTCCAAGCGCCAAGGTGGAGTGGGATTGGGCTTGACGCTGGTGCAACACATCGTTGAGGCGCATCAGGGCGCGATTCGTGTGCGCAGTGTGGAGGGAAAGGGTTCGACCTTTAGCCTCACGTTGCCGATTCCGCCAGACGATGACACGCCGGGCGAAGAATCTGCTGAACAATCAAACCAGGAACATCATCAAACCGTTGAGCATTCGGCATGA